In the genome of Pongo pygmaeus isolate AG05252 chromosome 9, NHGRI_mPonPyg2-v2.0_pri, whole genome shotgun sequence, one region contains:
- the GVQW3 gene encoding protein GVQW3 isoform X2, which yields MSDRYLEQRISIKFCVKLNKSASETHHLLKEAYGDEVMSRARVFDWHKRFKEGREDVRDDARSGRPVTHRTDDNIQKVKDLVCSNRQLTVRMMAEELNLDKETVRLILKENLNMRKVSAKVISGVLKGEPKPQKLDFRSDLSKETRKNSSCLRKKVTGSETWSYLQGEAGGEMPLPVSHPRVHYPASQLLQASSSTSLPPRVAENWFTPW from the coding sequence ATGAGTGACCGCTATTTAGAACAAAGGATTAGTATCAAATTTTGCGTGAAATTGAACAAGTCTGCAAGTGAGACCCACCATCTTTTAAAAGAAGCTTATGGAGATGAAGTCATGTCAAGGGCCAGAGTTTTTGACTGGCACAAAAGGTTTAAAGAAGGACGGGAAGATGTTCGAGATGATGCCCGAAGTGGGCGTCCAGTCACCCACCGAACAGATGACAATATCCAGAAGGTCAAGGACTTGGTTTGTTCAAACAGGCAGTTAACCGTGAGGATGATGGCTGAAGAGTTAAATTTAGACAAAGAAACTGTTAGGctcattttgaaagaaaacttGAACATGAGGAAGGTTTCTGCAAAAGTTATTTCGGGTGTTTTGAAGGGTGAGCCTAAACCACAAAAACTTGACTTTCGGTCGGATCTTTCAAAGGAAACTAGGAAAAATAGCTCATGTTTGAGGAAAAAGGTAACAGGTTCTGAAACATGGAGTTATCTCCAGGGTGAAGCTGGTGGGGAAATGCCCCTGCCGGTATCCCACCCCAGAGTCCACTACCCTGCCAGCCAGCTTCTGCAGGCGTCATCTTCAACAAGCCTTCCCCCCAGGGTAGCTGAGAATTGGTTCACCCCATGGTGA